A window from Sphingobacterium hotanense encodes these proteins:
- the tsaE gene encoding tRNA (adenosine(37)-N6)-threonylcarbamoyltransferase complex ATPase subunit type 1 TsaE — MEYLVNSTDDLTAAAQWLLQQKPDAKIFLFNGAMGAGKTTFIKAICEVLDVEDSTSSPTFSIVNEYATAAGPIYHFDFYRLKDEQEAYDLGYEEYFYSGAYCFIEWPEKIPNILPDDAVNIEIEIIDTQSRKIKIK; from the coding sequence ATGGAATACTTGGTAAACTCAACGGATGACCTGACTGCTGCTGCGCAGTGGTTATTACAACAAAAACCGGATGCGAAGATCTTTCTTTTTAACGGTGCGATGGGTGCTGGAAAAACCACCTTTATCAAAGCTATTTGTGAGGTATTAGATGTTGAGGATAGTACCTCGAGTCCTACCTTTTCCATTGTCAATGAATATGCTACTGCCGCTGGTCCTATTTATCATTTTGATTTCTACCGATTGAAGGATGAACAGGAAGCCTACGATTTGGGCTATGAGGAGTATTTCTATTCGGGGGCATACTGTTTTATCGAATGGCCGGAGAAAATCCCAAACATTCTCCCTGATGACGCTGTGAATATTGAAATAGAAATCATTGATACTCAAAGCCGAAAGATAAAAATCAAATAA
- a CDS encoding RNA polymerase sigma factor has protein sequence MEPERIIHIWDRCKLNDRKAQAELYQHFAPKMYAICLRYARDSFEAEDMLQQGFIKVFTKSALFEGTGVLEGWIRRIMVNTAIETYRRNKMSFVSTEEVYGADLVEHSTLQLNNLDYKDLLKLIKELPLGYKTVFNLYAIEGYNHREIADMLQISEGNSKSQLSRARQWLRERIIKMEELGI, from the coding sequence TTGGAGCCAGAGAGAATTATACATATTTGGGATCGTTGCAAGCTTAACGATCGAAAAGCGCAGGCTGAGCTGTATCAGCACTTCGCTCCCAAAATGTACGCTATCTGCCTTCGTTATGCTCGGGATTCCTTTGAAGCTGAGGACATGCTTCAACAGGGATTTATTAAGGTGTTTACAAAAAGTGCACTTTTTGAAGGCACAGGCGTTCTTGAAGGTTGGATCCGTAGAATCATGGTCAATACTGCAATTGAAACTTATAGAAGGAACAAAATGAGTTTTGTTTCTACAGAAGAGGTTTACGGAGCGGATTTGGTCGAGCATTCCACGCTACAGCTCAACAATTTGGATTATAAAGACCTCTTAAAATTGATTAAAGAGCTACCATTAGGTTATAAAACAGTATTTAACCTATATGCGATAGAGGGCTATAACCATAGGGAGATTGCGGATATGCTTCAGATTTCGGAAGGCAATTCCAAATCTCAACTATCGCGAGCGAGGCAATGGCTTCGAGAACGAATTATAAAAATGGAGGAACTAGGCATATGA